In Treponema denticola, one genomic interval encodes:
- a CDS encoding MGH1-like glycoside hydrolase domain-containing protein, which yields MNKRDFPRVHFYDQDFVDIYDRTWALVHEFWHSTGDGKQSTEGFFIYPEDDGNFLNQYETIFSSFFFVYSNKNYTPNSALDFFYERQEANGAIRNRYNFDTKEPVIKRDNPEGLGMPLFAWAEYNIYHKTGNKKRVKDIMPVLTKYMDWIDKMFKTDNGLYKTPLEAVNMPNTPRKEAAFLTDFNSALAINALYMSALGDILNDKEIDFQYKRMYFTIKTRINSMMWNEEEGFYYDLDASGNQIKKKTLAGFWPMLAEIPNEDKAALLVEHLSNPNTFGVDHPFPSLAANEPEYDEAGNGACGSVFPILNFVVIKGLEKYNRWELARECAIRHLYYVLETLSPAGNSKKQGFLWEAYSPVKEGPAHWKGKPAFPRKQYLLRVGLSTISLMIENVIGLSISLPRKTVNWTVPNLEVMGIENLSLKRNLITILSSKSQRGWEIHMESEKLYYFTINILNEKKKTLPIPSGKCSMLIDKL from the coding sequence GTGAATAAAAGAGATTTTCCGCGTGTTCATTTCTATGATCAAGATTTTGTAGACATTTATGATAGAACATGGGCCTTAGTACATGAATTTTGGCATTCAACTGGTGACGGTAAACAGAGTACGGAGGGATTTTTTATTTATCCTGAAGATGACGGTAATTTTTTAAATCAATATGAAACGATATTTTCATCTTTCTTTTTTGTTTATTCAAACAAAAATTATACGCCTAACTCTGCTTTGGACTTTTTTTACGAACGCCAGGAAGCAAACGGAGCTATACGAAACCGTTATAATTTTGATACAAAGGAACCCGTCATAAAAAGAGACAATCCTGAAGGTCTTGGAATGCCTCTATTTGCTTGGGCTGAATATAATATTTATCATAAAACAGGAAATAAGAAGAGAGTAAAGGATATTATGCCTGTTTTGACCAAGTACATGGACTGGATTGATAAGATGTTTAAAACCGATAACGGTTTATATAAAACACCGCTCGAAGCAGTTAATATGCCCAATACCCCTCGAAAAGAAGCTGCATTTTTAACCGATTTTAATTCGGCTCTGGCTATAAATGCTCTTTATATGTCAGCTTTGGGAGATATACTGAATGACAAAGAAATAGACTTCCAATACAAGAGAATGTATTTTACGATAAAGACCAGAATCAATTCTATGATGTGGAATGAAGAGGAGGGGTTTTATTATGACCTTGATGCTTCAGGAAACCAGATAAAGAAAAAGACTCTCGCCGGTTTTTGGCCCATGCTTGCCGAAATTCCTAACGAAGATAAGGCCGCTCTTTTGGTTGAACATTTATCAAACCCTAACACTTTCGGTGTTGATCATCCTTTTCCAAGCCTTGCCGCTAATGAGCCCGAATATGATGAGGCCGGAAACGGTGCCTGCGGCAGCGTTTTTCCTATTTTAAATTTTGTTGTTATAAAGGGACTTGAAAAATATAACCGTTGGGAATTAGCCCGTGAATGTGCTATAAGACATTTATACTACGTGCTTGAAACCCTTTCTCCCGCAGGAAACTCAAAAAAACAAGGCTTCTTATGGGAAGCTTATTCTCCGGTAAAGGAAGGGCCTGCACATTGGAAGGGAAAACCTGCTTTCCCTAGAAAACAGTACCTTTTAAGGGTCGGCCTTTCTACAATAAGTCTTATGATAGAAAATGTTATAGGTCTTTCGATAAGTCTCCCGCGTAAGACTGTCAACTGGACTGTTCCCAATCTTGAAGTCATGGGTATTGAAAACTTAAGCCTTAAAAGAAACCTAATCACTATTCTTTCGTCCAAGAGCCAGAGGGGATGGGAGATTCACATGGAAAGCGAAAAGCTCTATTATTTTACCATAAATATCCTAAACGAAAAGAAGAAGACCTTGCCGATTCCGTCGGGTAAGTGTTCAATGCTGATAGACAAACTTTAA
- a CDS encoding Glu/Leu/Phe/Val family dehydrogenase produces MANTYEKLLSTITEAANTANLAEDDYISLLSPEREMHVSIPVKMDNGKIKVFSGYRVQHSTLRGPAKGGIRFHQDVNIDEVRSLAAWMTFKCAVADIPYGGGKGGICVDPSKLSETELEKLTRGYTRRIASFIGPKIDIPAPDVGTNAKVMSWIADSYSEYAGEFSPAVVTGKPLPLGGSKGRVEATGRGVLFATREILKKLNKNLKDQSVVIQGLGNVGGVTADLFYKEEAKIIAISDTSSAIYNEKGLNIPQILKHKKEGKKLNSFAGDFTRLSNEELLELKADILIPAALENQITEKNASNIKASIIIEAANGPVTPEADKILEKNNIITVPDVLANSGGVIVSYFEWVQNLQSFYWTEEEVNKRLEDKMIEAFKLVWDEKEAYNVSMRKAAYIKALKQLVETQKVKGIN; encoded by the coding sequence ATGGCGAATACATACGAAAAACTTTTAAGCACTATAACGGAAGCTGCAAATACGGCTAATCTGGCAGAAGACGATTACATATCCCTTTTAAGCCCTGAAAGAGAGATGCATGTTTCAATACCCGTAAAAATGGATAACGGAAAAATCAAGGTTTTTAGCGGATACAGGGTCCAGCATTCTACATTAAGAGGCCCGGCAAAGGGAGGTATAAGATTTCACCAAGATGTAAACATCGATGAGGTACGCTCCCTTGCTGCATGGATGACCTTTAAGTGTGCCGTTGCCGACATTCCCTACGGGGGAGGAAAAGGAGGCATCTGTGTAGACCCTTCAAAACTTTCAGAAACGGAACTTGAAAAGCTGACAAGAGGATACACAAGGCGGATTGCATCTTTTATAGGCCCTAAGATAGATATACCTGCCCCGGACGTCGGAACAAATGCAAAGGTTATGTCCTGGATAGCGGACAGCTACAGTGAATATGCCGGAGAATTCAGCCCCGCAGTTGTTACGGGAAAACCGCTTCCTCTCGGCGGGTCTAAAGGACGAGTAGAAGCCACAGGCCGGGGAGTTCTTTTTGCAACAAGGGAAATTTTAAAGAAACTTAATAAAAACTTAAAAGACCAAAGTGTAGTTATTCAAGGTCTTGGAAATGTCGGCGGCGTTACTGCAGATCTTTTTTATAAAGAGGAAGCCAAGATAATTGCAATAAGCGATACAAGCAGCGCAATATACAATGAAAAAGGCTTAAATATTCCTCAAATACTCAAACACAAAAAAGAAGGAAAAAAACTCAATTCTTTTGCCGGAGATTTTACAAGGCTCTCCAATGAAGAACTATTGGAGCTTAAAGCCGATATTTTAATTCCGGCGGCCCTCGAAAATCAAATTACCGAAAAAAATGCATCAAATATTAAGGCTTCCATAATCATCGAGGCTGCAAACGGCCCCGTTACCCCTGAAGCCGATAAAATCCTCGAAAAAAATAACATTATAACTGTGCCCGATGTTCTTGCAAATTCAGGAGGCGTAATCGTTTCATACTTTGAATGGGTGCAAAACCTGCAAAGCTTTTATTGGACGGAAGAAGAAGTCAACAAGCGCCTTGAAGATAAGATGATTGAAGCCTTCAAGCTGGTATGGGATGAAAAAGAAGCCTATAATGTCAGCATGAGAAAGGCTGCCTATATTAAGGCTTTAAAGCAGCTTGTAGAAACTCAAAAAGTTAAGGGAATTAACTAA
- a CDS encoding Rpn family recombination-promoting nuclease/putative transposase, translating into MSTSNRKYKDSVFVDLFSEDEKAKENFLSLYNALHGTKLTATAQLKNVRLDQVLYMTFYNDVSYLIDNKIIVLVEHQSTINPNMPLRCLEYISRLYETLFESKEKYSRKLLNIPTPEFYVFYNGDETYPSDKTLKLSDAFIEKAVKPNLELTVKIININQQNRHPLLKNCKTMYEYTIFVETVRRWKKTDPQNGFQKAIEECIANDILRDYLKRKTKEVLNMLLAEYDYETDIAVQRAEEREIAFAEGISQGVYQNKLETAKNLAEMGFAVEAITKATGLSCEEIEKL; encoded by the coding sequence ATGAGTACTTCAAACAGAAAATACAAGGATTCGGTTTTTGTTGATTTGTTCAGTGAAGATGAAAAGGCGAAAGAGAATTTTTTGTCTCTTTATAATGCATTACACGGCACCAAACTTACGGCTACAGCACAGCTGAAAAATGTAAGGCTTGATCAGGTACTTTATATGACATTCTATAATGATGTGTCATATCTTATTGATAACAAAATCATAGTGCTGGTAGAGCATCAATCCACTATAAACCCAAATATGCCTTTACGTTGCCTTGAATACATAAGCCGCCTTTATGAAACTCTATTTGAATCAAAAGAAAAATACAGCCGTAAACTCTTAAACATTCCGACGCCCGAATTTTATGTATTTTATAATGGGGATGAAACCTATCCTTCCGATAAAACATTAAAACTATCAGATGCTTTTATAGAAAAGGCGGTAAAACCTAATCTTGAGTTGACCGTTAAGATAATAAACATAAATCAGCAAAATCGCCATCCCTTGCTTAAAAACTGCAAAACGATGTATGAGTACACAATATTTGTAGAAACGGTACGAAGATGGAAAAAAACAGATCCTCAAAACGGTTTTCAAAAAGCGATTGAAGAATGTATAGCAAATGATATATTGCGTGATTATTTAAAACGCAAGACTAAGGAGGTATTGAATATGTTACTAGCCGAATATGATTATGAAACAGATATAGCTGTGCAGCGTGCTGAAGAACGGGAAATAGCCTTTGCTGAGGGAATATCTCAGGGCGTTTACCAAAATAAACTGGAAACTGCTAAAAATTTAGCTGAAATGGGGTTTGCCGTAGAAGCAATCACAAAAGCTACAGGTTTAAGCTGTGAAGAAATCGAAAAACTATAA
- a CDS encoding formate/nitrite transporter family protein: MSEKMYCDPAEILEVTVQKGIAKASTPVWKLLCLGFLAGVFIAFASEGSNMAAFGLFAKPETYGLGKFVAGLIFPVGLILVLLAGAELFTGNNLIIAAALEKKVSLTAMLKNWLAVYIGNLIGSVFIAFLIVKSGQLSSGASLLGGITIKIAYGKVSLSFVQAVFLGIMCNWLVCLAVWLCYGAKDMTGKMLAAFFPIWLFITSGFEHSVANMYYIPAGIFSKSVPAYAAASGLSAEALSNINWGAFFIKNLMPVTLGNIIGGAFFVGMFYWICYKKK; this comes from the coding sequence ATGTCTGAAAAAATGTATTGTGATCCTGCTGAGATTTTGGAAGTTACGGTGCAAAAGGGTATTGCAAAGGCTTCGACCCCGGTGTGGAAGCTGCTTTGCCTAGGATTTTTGGCAGGGGTTTTTATTGCCTTTGCTTCGGAAGGCTCCAATATGGCTGCTTTCGGACTTTTTGCCAAGCCTGAAACTTACGGCCTTGGAAAATTCGTTGCAGGGCTTATCTTTCCTGTAGGGCTTATCTTGGTGCTCCTTGCCGGAGCCGAGCTTTTTACGGGAAATAATTTAATCATTGCAGCTGCTTTAGAAAAAAAGGTGAGCCTTACTGCAATGCTTAAAAACTGGCTTGCCGTTTATATCGGGAACCTTATAGGTTCTGTTTTTATTGCTTTTTTAATCGTAAAAAGCGGACAGCTTTCAAGCGGTGCAAGTCTTTTGGGCGGGATTACAATAAAAATTGCTTACGGCAAGGTTTCGCTTTCTTTTGTGCAGGCTGTTTTTTTAGGAATTATGTGTAATTGGCTGGTCTGCCTTGCGGTCTGGCTCTGCTATGGCGCTAAGGATATGACCGGAAAAATGCTTGCCGCCTTTTTCCCGATTTGGCTTTTTATAACTTCCGGTTTTGAGCACAGTGTTGCAAACATGTACTATATCCCTGCGGGGATTTTCTCGAAAAGCGTTCCGGCCTATGCTGCCGCTTCAGGCCTTTCCGCCGAGGCTCTTTCAAATATAAATTGGGGTGCATTTTTTATAAAGAATTTAATGCCCGTTACTCTCGGAAACATAATAGGCGGAGCCTTTTTTGTCGGAATGTTTTATTGGATTTGTTATAAGAAAAAATAA
- a CDS encoding NAD(P)-dependent oxidoreductase: MNVENCDVGFIGLGVMGKSMAERLRAAGAKMHVFTRTKKSAEEILSKGAVWYDDPASLAPNCKIIFTIVGYPQDVEETYFGEKGLLKTAKPGTIFADMTTSSPILAKKIYDEAKKKECFSVDAPVSGGDIGAKNGTLSIMAGGDEKAFKELEPFFACMGKTWALQGGAGAGQHTKMANQIAVAANLFGTVEAVCYAEAAGLDPQKMLSAIGGGAAGSWQILNNGPKMLQKDFAPGFYIKHFLKDLNITLNVAKELKLHIPVLELAQNFFNKMNEEGYAEKGTQAIYEYYKTL; this comes from the coding sequence ATGAATGTTGAAAATTGCGATGTGGGCTTTATAGGCCTTGGAGTTATGGGAAAGAGCATGGCTGAAAGATTAAGAGCGGCCGGTGCTAAGATGCATGTTTTTACGCGTACAAAAAAATCCGCCGAAGAGATTCTTTCAAAGGGGGCTGTTTGGTATGATGATCCGGCAAGCCTTGCTCCCAATTGTAAAATCATCTTTACGATTGTCGGTTATCCGCAAGATGTTGAAGAAACATATTTCGGAGAAAAGGGTTTATTAAAAACCGCAAAGCCCGGAACGATTTTTGCTGATATGACGACATCAAGTCCGATTTTGGCAAAAAAGATTTATGATGAGGCAAAGAAAAAAGAATGTTTTTCTGTAGACGCTCCCGTTTCAGGCGGAGATATAGGAGCTAAAAACGGCACCCTTTCGATTATGGCAGGCGGAGATGAAAAAGCCTTTAAAGAGTTGGAACCTTTTTTTGCCTGCATGGGAAAAACTTGGGCTCTTCAAGGAGGTGCAGGGGCAGGGCAGCATACTAAGATGGCAAACCAAATAGCCGTAGCCGCAAACCTTTTCGGTACGGTCGAAGCTGTCTGTTATGCCGAGGCTGCAGGCCTTGACCCTCAAAAAATGCTTTCGGCGATCGGGGGCGGTGCTGCAGGAAGCTGGCAGATTTTAAACAACGGGCCTAAGATGCTTCAAAAAGATTTTGCTCCGGGCTTCTATATTAAACACTTTTTAAAGGATTTAAACATAACCTTAAATGTTGCAAAGGAACTCAAACTGCATATTCCCGTTTTGGAGCTTGCACAAAATTTCTTTAACAAGATGAATGAAGAAGGCTATGCCGAAAAAGGAACGCAGGCCATCTATGAATATTATAAGACTCTCTAA
- a CDS encoding orotate phosphoribosyltransferase, with product MHKDEKKIAEVQKKYGPLLAKTAFELGALKLSPNDPFTWASGYRMPIYNDNRRFLALPEMRRTIAEAFAELLKAVDFDPEWLAGTATAGIPHSVSLGDLLKKSVSYVRSGGKDHGLKNQIEGLGANADYKGAGVLVVEDLISTGGSSIKAVEAVRNANGKVPFCFAIFSYGFAEAEKAFAELKPPCIPVTILNYDIMLDEAVKQNYISEENKKSLGEWRLDPFGWGEKHGFPKV from the coding sequence ATGCACAAAGATGAAAAAAAAATAGCAGAGGTTCAAAAAAAATATGGGCCGCTTTTGGCTAAAACGGCTTTTGAGTTGGGAGCCTTAAAGCTTTCTCCCAATGATCCATTTACTTGGGCATCAGGCTACCGTATGCCCATTTATAACGATAACCGCCGTTTTTTAGCCCTGCCTGAGATGCGCCGTACTATAGCCGAAGCCTTCGCAGAGCTTTTAAAAGCAGTTGACTTTGATCCCGAATGGCTTGCAGGAACTGCAACGGCAGGAATTCCTCATTCCGTAAGTTTAGGAGACCTCTTGAAAAAAAGCGTTTCCTATGTACGCTCGGGCGGAAAAGATCACGGCCTAAAAAACCAGATTGAGGGTTTAGGTGCCAATGCGGATTATAAAGGGGCCGGCGTACTTGTTGTTGAAGATTTAATTTCGACGGGGGGAAGCTCCATCAAGGCTGTTGAGGCCGTGCGTAATGCAAACGGAAAGGTCCCATTTTGTTTTGCTATCTTTTCTTACGGATTTGCAGAAGCCGAAAAAGCCTTTGCCGAATTAAAACCTCCCTGTATTCCGGTTACTATTTTAAACTATGATATTATGCTGGATGAGGCTGTAAAGCAAAACTATATAAGCGAAGAAAATAAAAAGAGTCTGGGAGAATGGAGGCTCGATCCCTTCGGTTGGGGCGAAAAACACGGTTTTCCCAAGGTCTAA
- a CDS encoding flagellin N-terminal helical domain-containing protein, which translates to MIINHNMSAMFSQRTLGHTNLMNQKNIEKLSSGLRINRAGDDASGLAVSEKMRSQIRGLNQASANAQNGISFIQVAEAFLQETTDVIQRIRELSVQSSNGIYSAEDRLYIQVEVSQLIAEVDRIASHAQFNGMNMLTGRFAQETGENTVTASMWFHIGANMDQRTRAYIGTMTAKALGVRNVGDESIMTIDTPETANRAIGTLDEAIKKINKQRADLGAYQNRLELTVVGINIAAENLQASESRIRDVDMAKEMVDYTKNQILTQSGTAMLAQANQATQSVMTLLR; encoded by the coding sequence ATGATCATTAATCACAACATGAGCGCTATGTTTTCACAGAGAACATTGGGTCACACCAATTTGATGAACCAAAAAAACATAGAAAAACTTTCTTCAGGTTTACGCATTAACCGAGCGGGCGATGATGCATCCGGTTTGGCCGTATCAGAAAAAATGAGAAGCCAGATCCGCGGTTTGAACCAAGCAAGTGCCAACGCACAAAACGGCATTTCTTTTATTCAAGTTGCAGAAGCTTTCCTTCAGGAAACTACAGATGTTATCCAGAGAATCCGCGAACTCAGCGTTCAGTCTTCCAACGGTATTTACTCGGCAGAAGACAGATTGTACATTCAGGTTGAAGTATCTCAGCTCATCGCTGAAGTAGACCGAATTGCAAGCCACGCACAGTTTAACGGTATGAATATGCTTACCGGAAGATTCGCTCAAGAAACCGGAGAAAATACCGTAACTGCTTCTATGTGGTTCCACATCGGTGCCAACATGGATCAGAGAACTCGAGCTTACATTGGAACAATGACAGCTAAGGCTCTCGGCGTTCGCAATGTCGGAGATGAATCGATTATGACAATCGATACACCCGAAACAGCTAACCGCGCTATCGGTACCCTTGATGAAGCCATCAAGAAGATCAACAAGCAAAGAGCCGACCTTGGTGCATACCAGAACAGACTCGAACTCACTGTTGTAGGTATCAATATCGCAGCAGAAAACCTCCAAGCCTCCGAATCACGAATCCGTGACGTAGATATGGCTAAAGAGATGGTAGATTATACCAAAAACCAGATTCTCACACAGTCCGGTACAGCAATGCTTGCACAGGCAAATCAGGCAACTCAGAGTGTCATGACCTTGTTAAGGTAA
- the arcC gene encoding carbamate kinase gives MPKKIVIALGGNALGNNLEEQRKAVKITAKAIADLAEEGHQVIVSHGNGPQVGMIHLAMSEYHKIDPKTSEPELAVSVAMSQGYIGNDLEAALREELLNRGINKPVATLITQVLVDPSDPAFSKPTKPIGSFMTKEEADILTAKGENVVEDAGRGYRRVVASPKPVDIAEIESIRALCDAGQIVITCGGGGIPVVKKGNALCGVPAVIDKDFASAKLAQLLNADCLIILTAVEKVAINFNKPDQKWLSEISVAEAKKYIEEGHFAPGSMLPKVQAAIQFAESNKKGYALITLLEKAKDAIDGKSGTIIK, from the coding sequence ATGCCGAAAAAGATTGTTATTGCCTTAGGCGGCAATGCATTGGGAAATAATTTGGAAGAACAAAGAAAGGCCGTTAAAATTACGGCGAAGGCCATTGCCGATTTAGCCGAAGAGGGGCATCAAGTAATCGTTTCTCATGGAAACGGGCCTCAGGTTGGAATGATTCATTTGGCGATGTCCGAATACCATAAAATCGATCCTAAAACTTCGGAACCCGAACTTGCCGTTTCCGTTGCTATGAGTCAAGGTTATATAGGAAACGATTTGGAAGCCGCTTTAAGGGAAGAGCTTTTAAACCGCGGTATCAATAAGCCCGTTGCTACCTTGATAACTCAGGTACTTGTAGATCCTTCGGATCCGGCCTTTTCAAAACCTACAAAACCCATAGGCAGTTTTATGACCAAGGAAGAAGCCGATATTTTAACCGCTAAGGGTGAAAATGTTGTAGAAGATGCAGGCCGAGGTTACAGACGGGTCGTGGCTTCTCCAAAGCCGGTAGATATTGCGGAAATCGAAAGTATCAGGGCTCTTTGCGATGCGGGCCAAATAGTTATAACCTGCGGAGGCGGCGGTATTCCTGTCGTAAAAAAAGGAAACGCTCTTTGCGGCGTTCCGGCCGTTATCGATAAGGACTTTGCAAGTGCAAAGCTGGCTCAGCTTTTAAATGCAGACTGTCTTATCATCTTGACCGCTGTAGAAAAAGTCGCTATCAACTTTAACAAGCCCGACCAAAAATGGCTTTCAGAAATTTCGGTTGCAGAAGCAAAAAAATATATTGAAGAAGGACACTTTGCTCCCGGTTCTATGCTTCCGAAAGTGCAGGCTGCCATCCAGTTTGCCGAATCCAACAAAAAAGGCTATGCCCTTATTACCCTTTTGGAAAAAGCAAAGGATGCTATCGACGGTAAATCGGGAACAATAATCAAATAG
- a CDS encoding MATE family efflux transporter, with amino-acid sequence MVTNLKHKYFGPFSFYKNAVKLAVPVMVQLFIQSLVSLIDNFMVADLGDLKMSGVNVANQIIFVYITGLNILCSAGGMFMSQYNGTKDEEGMQQAYRFKQMSGLIFALALLGICLTIPDLVLGLLVNGNTAKKEIVEQAVIYSNVILLSFIPTAFSIGIASSFRETGNVKVPMYISLVSTLINTIGNYMLIYGNLGAPRLEVAGAAYATVIARCAELIIFVLYAKKVKPLFYVKIKDMLKIKLHLFYEILKKSALIFVADMSWVLSEIVATAVYNSRGGPEVVAGMSAGWTIANLFFLVFPAIGTSVGVIIGGTLGRNKLEEAREQARWIKRGAFVLGLGTALLELFSIMLVPIVFRSLSPASHEVTRLLIIFIALYMPVWTVQNTQYAIARSGGDAVMGVWVDTTVNMFLFMPCMLLLYYFTDWSSPIMYAIAKLTSIMKAVLAEVQLKKERWVKNLTRIEK; translated from the coding sequence GTGGTTACAAATTTAAAACATAAATATTTTGGGCCTTTTTCTTTTTATAAAAATGCCGTAAAATTAGCTGTACCTGTAATGGTACAGCTTTTTATTCAATCTCTTGTTTCTCTTATAGACAACTTTATGGTTGCCGATCTAGGCGACCTAAAAATGAGCGGGGTAAATGTTGCCAATCAAATTATCTTTGTATACATAACCGGCCTCAATATTCTTTGCAGTGCTGGCGGAATGTTTATGTCGCAGTATAACGGCACAAAGGATGAAGAAGGAATGCAGCAGGCCTACCGCTTTAAGCAGATGTCAGGCCTTATCTTCGCCCTTGCTCTTCTTGGTATCTGTCTTACAATCCCCGACCTTGTTTTAGGCCTCCTGGTGAATGGTAATACTGCAAAAAAAGAAATAGTAGAGCAGGCCGTAATTTACAGTAATGTTATTCTATTATCGTTTATTCCCACAGCCTTTTCGATAGGAATAGCTTCCTCTTTCCGTGAAACGGGAAATGTAAAGGTTCCCATGTATATATCCCTTGTTTCAACCCTTATAAATACTATCGGAAACTACATGCTCATATACGGAAATCTGGGAGCCCCAAGGCTTGAGGTAGCAGGAGCTGCCTATGCTACGGTAATTGCCCGCTGTGCCGAGCTTATAATTTTTGTTCTTTATGCAAAAAAAGTTAAGCCTCTTTTCTATGTAAAAATAAAAGACATGCTTAAAATAAAGCTTCACCTTTTTTATGAGATTTTAAAAAAGTCTGCCCTCATCTTTGTTGCCGATATGTCTTGGGTTTTGAGCGAGATAGTGGCAACGGCAGTTTATAACAGCAGGGGAGGCCCTGAAGTTGTAGCCGGTATGTCTGCGGGCTGGACAATTGCCAACCTATTCTTTTTGGTTTTTCCGGCAATAGGTACTTCGGTAGGAGTTATAATAGGCGGTACACTTGGAAGGAATAAGCTTGAGGAGGCAAGGGAACAGGCCCGTTGGATTAAAAGAGGTGCTTTTGTACTCGGTCTTGGAACAGCCCTTTTGGAGCTTTTTTCGATTATGCTGGTTCCGATTGTGTTCCGTAGTTTAAGTCCTGCTTCTCATGAGGTTACAAGGCTTCTTATAATCTTTATCGCTCTTTATATGCCTGTATGGACGGTTCAGAACACCCAATATGCAATAGCCCGATCCGGAGGGGATGCGGTTATGGGAGTCTGGGTAGATACTACGGTAAATATGTTCTTATTTATGCCCTGTATGCTTTTGTTATATTATTTTACGGATTGGTCTTCACCTATTATGTATGCAATTGCTAAACTTACCAGTATAATGAAAGCCGTCCTTGCCGAAGTCCAGCTAAAAAAAGAACGCTGGGTCAAAAATTTGACTAGGATTGAAAAATAA
- a CDS encoding GNAT family N-acetyltransferase: MEILIRPTEKKDLPLVKALWADGDVMKFVGFPDGLVQTDEELARWYDRLLKRSPLSMHYSVFEGEVYCGETWYSIDTVHDNLTSLDIKLFAKARGRGIASKALSFTIEQARLKGAKKVWVTPVPQNEKAIKLYKRLGFSASKVPEHILKEYGEDGYIYMEKGL, translated from the coding sequence ATGGAAATATTGATTAGACCGACCGAAAAAAAGGATCTTCCGTTGGTTAAAGCCTTATGGGCTGATGGTGATGTTATGAAATTTGTAGGATTTCCGGATGGTTTGGTTCAAACCGATGAAGAATTGGCCCGTTGGTATGATAGGTTGCTAAAGAGAAGTCCTCTATCTATGCATTATTCGGTTTTTGAGGGGGAAGTTTATTGCGGCGAAACTTGGTATTCCATCGATACGGTTCATGATAATCTTACAAGTCTTGATATTAAGCTGTTTGCCAAGGCGCGGGGGAGAGGAATTGCCTCTAAGGCCTTGAGTTTTACTATAGAACAGGCAAGACTTAAAGGTGCTAAAAAGGTTTGGGTTACTCCTGTTCCTCAAAATGAAAAAGCAATCAAACTTTATAAAAGATTAGGTTTTTCCGCCTCTAAGGTACCTGAGCATATTTTAAAAGAATATGGAGAGGACGGTTATATTTATATGGAAAAAGGGCTTTGA
- the rpsU gene encoding 30S ribosomal protein S21, with product MAYVTIDDSEHLEKALKRFKRQVEKEGIIREWKKKEFYEKPSTVLNRKNKALRRKLMKKTRRSRDSKSY from the coding sequence ATGGCATATGTAACAATTGACGATTCGGAGCATCTTGAAAAAGCTCTAAAAAGATTTAAGCGTCAAGTCGAAAAAGAAGGTATTATCCGCGAATGGAAAAAGAAGGAATTCTACGAAAAGCCTTCCACTGTTTTAAACAGAAAGAATAAGGCCCTCCGCCGAAAACTTATGAAAAAAACAAGACGCTCACGCGATTCAAAGAGCTATTAA
- a CDS encoding shikimate kinase, whose protein sequence is MIIFLIGMSRAGKTETGRALSKKLKAPFVDTDSYMEEVYGKTIRELYKAHGEKKFRLKEFECLNKIIEKIIEKFSSCSNDKNAIYCECENAVHCDDVNAVSCGYKNAVVSTGGGYAENEAIIKKLKDFPRIILIDTAPDEIFYRIKTVAYKKGFYPAFLGENIKNEKDAEDRFFSIYKRRIKIYKALASFSINPKGLSPDETADKIISSL, encoded by the coding sequence ATGATTATATTTTTAATCGGAATGAGCCGAGCCGGAAAAACCGAAACGGGCAGGGCTCTTTCAAAAAAACTTAAAGCTCCTTTTGTAGATACGGATTCCTATATGGAGGAAGTTTACGGGAAAACGATAAGAGAACTTTATAAGGCGCATGGAGAAAAAAAATTCCGTCTAAAAGAATTTGAATGCCTTAACAAAATAATCGAAAAAATAATCGAAAAATTTTCGTCTTGTTCCAATGACAAAAACGCCATTTATTGTGAGTGCGAAAATGCTGTTCACTGTGATGATGTAAATGCCGTTAGCTGTGGGTACAAAAACGCCGTTGTCAGCACCGGAGGAGGCTATGCGGAAAACGAAGCCATTATCAAAAAGCTAAAAGATTTTCCCCGAATTATTTTAATCGATACCGCTCCAGACGAAATTTTTTATAGAATAAAAACGGTTGCGTATAAAAAAGGTTTTTATCCGGCATTTTTAGGAGAAAATATTAAAAATGAAAAAGATGCAGAAGACCGTTTTTTTTCGATATATAAAAGGCGTATAAAAATTTACAAGGCTTTGGCTTCCTTTTCCATAAATCCGAAAGGCCTCTCCCCCGACGAAACGGCAGATAAAATTATTTCATCTTTGTAA